A window of Candidatus Omnitrophota bacterium contains these coding sequences:
- the serS gene encoding serine--tRNA ligase produces MLDLKFIRDNKELVKEGIKNRGYKLDIDELLKLDEEHRKMLAQVEELRSKRNKANDEIAAAMKAKRNAKEIIESMKPVSQKIADLESKVEEFNQKIDKIKYIIPNIPDKSLPVGGPENNKIVRSWGKNPTFEFNPKNHIDLAESLDIICFGTAAKITGSNFILYKGLGARLERALINFMLDMHTKKHGYTEILPPFLVNRRSMTGTGQLPKLEEDMYRLKDEDLFLIPTAEVPVTNIHSGEVLEESQLPIRYAAYSACFRREAGSYGKDTRGLIRIHQFDKVELVKFAKPETSFDELEKLLNDAEDVLQALKLPYRVVMLATGDISFAAAKCYDIELYAAGTDAYLEVSSCSCFTDFQARRANIRYRDSKTKKTNFVHTLNGSGVALARLVVAILENYQNKDGSVNIPEALVPYMDGINVIAKAL; encoded by the coding sequence ATGTTAGATTTAAAATTCATACGTGACAATAAAGAGCTGGTAAAAGAGGGTATAAAAAATCGCGGCTATAAGCTCGATATCGATGAGCTTTTAAAACTTGATGAAGAGCACAGAAAGATGCTGGCCCAGGTCGAGGAATTGCGCTCTAAGAGAAACAAGGCCAATGATGAAATAGCCGCCGCTATGAAGGCAAAAAGAAACGCAAAAGAGATTATAGAGAGCATGAAGCCAGTTTCCCAAAAAATAGCAGATTTAGAGTCAAAAGTGGAGGAATTTAACCAAAAAATAGACAAAATTAAGTATATAATCCCAAATATACCCGATAAATCACTACCTGTAGGCGGCCCAGAGAACAATAAAATCGTCAGGTCTTGGGGTAAAAATCCCACTTTTGAGTTTAATCCTAAAAACCATATTGATCTTGCCGAATCCCTCGATATTATATGCTTTGGCACCGCGGCCAAGATAACAGGGTCAAACTTTATCCTCTACAAGGGTCTTGGCGCGAGACTTGAAAGAGCGCTCATAAACTTTATGCTCGATATGCATACAAAGAAACACGGTTATACCGAGATATTACCGCCGTTTCTGGTAAACAGGCGCAGCATGACAGGCACCGGGCAGCTCCCAAAATTAGAGGAAGATATGTACCGGCTAAAAGATGAGGATCTATTTTTAATCCCCACTGCTGAAGTGCCGGTAACTAATATTCATTCCGGCGAAGTTTTAGAAGAAAGCCAGCTGCCGATACGATATGCGGCCTACTCTGCCTGCTTTAGGCGTGAAGCAGGTTCTTACGGCAAGGATACGAGGGGACTTATCAGGATCCATCAATTTGATAAAGTCGAGCTCGTAAAATTCGCGAAACCGGAAACCTCATTCGATGAACTCGAGAAATTATTGAATGACGCCGAAGATGTCCTGCAGGCCTTAAAGTTACCTTACAGGGTCGTAATGCTTGCCACGGGCGATATATCGTTTGCGGCGGCCAAATGCTACGACATAGAACTTTATGCCGCGGGCACGGACGCTTATCTTGAGGTCTCAAGCTGTTCCTGCTTTACAGACTTCCAGGCGCGCCGCGCTAATATACGTTACCGCGACAGTAAAACGAAGAAGACAAATTTTGTGCATACATTAAACGGTTCAGGTGTGGCGCTCGCCCGTCTTGTAGTGGCGATATTGGAAAATTATCAGAATAAGGACGGAAGCGTAAATATCCCCGAAGCTCTTGTCCCGTATATGGACGGTATAAATGTCATTGCGAAGGCGCTTTAG
- a CDS encoding APC family permease, translated as MEKLSLFKRVKNIVLGKAHNLRDPRIFHKLSLIAFFAWVGLGADGLSSSCYGPEEAFRTLGSHAHLGVFVALATAITVFVIASSYSHIIELFPSGGGGYLVASKLLSPSLGMVSGCALLIDYVLTITISVASGADAIFSFLPINLYYLKLPLAVLALFLLIVLNMRGVKDSVMPLIPVFMIFLITHVFIIVYGFVKHSSDFGMLAGNIASDVQKTQLELGTLGMFLLIMRAYSMGAGTYTGIEAVSNGLPILREPRVETGKKTMRYMAISLAFVAAGLMLGYLFFRVSHQPGKTFNAILLENVVAGWGNSNLGYIFILVTLISEAALLFVAAQAGFLDGPRVLANMAKDRWFPFQFALMSERFVIKNGILIMGISAFAVMLLSKGSVKLLVVLYSINVFITFFLSQLGMVRHWWKERKKVKNWFKKITINGLGLMLTAFILASVVIIKFHEGGWITLLITGALAGVAIMIKRYYYRTQKQLMHLDRLAHVTEITKQETAQKVARGENGKPKFDPDSKIAVILVSGFNGMGLHTLFNVVRLFGDDFKNFFFMEAGMVDAGNFKGAEEMEALDLHVREELSHYVGFMERQGFYARSFHTTGIDVSEEISKLAQNIFNDYPQSVFFGGQIVFPEDTFFSKLLYNHTTFAVQRRLHQYGIPFIIMPIRIGDAKLPASIA; from the coding sequence ATGGAAAAACTTTCTTTATTCAAGCGCGTAAAAAATATTGTATTGGGCAAGGCCCATAATCTTCGCGATCCGCGCATTTTTCATAAACTTTCCCTGATAGCGTTCTTCGCGTGGGTGGGCCTGGGCGCTGACGGATTATCGAGCTCCTGTTACGGTCCCGAAGAAGCGTTCCGCACGCTCGGCAGCCACGCTCACCTCGGAGTGTTCGTTGCTTTAGCCACAGCGATAACGGTATTTGTGATCGCGTCAAGTTATTCGCATATTATAGAGCTCTTTCCCTCCGGCGGCGGAGGATACTTAGTCGCCAGCAAGCTTCTCTCACCGTCCTTAGGCATGGTATCGGGGTGCGCTCTTCTTATAGACTACGTTCTCACTATAACAATATCGGTGGCCAGCGGCGCCGACGCTATATTCAGCTTTCTGCCTATAAATCTTTACTATCTTAAATTGCCGCTTGCGGTCTTGGCGCTGTTTCTGCTTATCGTGCTGAACATGAGAGGCGTAAAAGATTCTGTGATGCCGCTTATTCCGGTATTTATGATATTTTTAATTACGCACGTATTCATTATAGTTTATGGATTTGTAAAACATTCTTCGGATTTCGGGATGTTGGCCGGCAATATAGCCTCGGATGTCCAGAAGACACAGCTGGAGCTGGGTACATTAGGGATGTTCTTGCTGATAATGCGCGCTTACAGTATGGGTGCCGGAACCTACACAGGTATCGAAGCCGTAAGCAATGGGCTGCCCATTTTAAGAGAGCCCAGGGTGGAGACCGGCAAGAAGACGATGAGGTATATGGCGATATCCCTGGCATTTGTGGCCGCGGGATTAATGCTGGGGTATCTGTTCTTCAGAGTAAGCCATCAGCCGGGTAAAACATTTAACGCTATTCTTCTTGAGAATGTTGTTGCCGGATGGGGCAATAGTAATCTCGGGTATATCTTTATTTTAGTTACGCTTATTTCAGAAGCGGCGCTGCTATTTGTCGCGGCACAGGCGGGGTTTCTCGACGGGCCGCGCGTACTGGCCAACATGGCGAAGGACAGATGGTTTCCGTTCCAGTTTGCCCTGATGAGCGAACGTTTTGTCATTAAAAACGGCATACTCATCATGGGGATATCGGCTTTTGCGGTAATGCTCTTGAGTAAAGGCTCGGTAAAATTACTCGTAGTTCTTTACAGTATAAACGTTTTTATCACATTCTTTCTCTCACAGCTTGGCATGGTGCGCCACTGGTGGAAAGAAAGGAAGAAGGTAAAAAATTGGTTTAAAAAGATAACCATAAACGGCCTGGGCCTGATGCTAACGGCTTTTATTTTGGCAAGTGTCGTCATAATAAAGTTTCACGAAGGTGGCTGGATAACCCTTCTTATAACCGGCGCCCTGGCCGGTGTCGCCATAATGATAAAGCGCTACTATTATAGGACACAGAAACAGCTTATGCATCTCGATAGGCTCGCCCATGTTACCGAGATTACCAAGCAGGAGACCGCCCAAAAAGTTGCGAGGGGTGAAAACGGCAAGCCAAAATTTGATCCCGACTCCAAAATAGCCGTAATACTTGTAAGCGGTTTTAACGGCATGGGGCTGCACACGCTTTTCAATGTGGTAAGGCTTTTTGGCGATGATTTTAAGAATTTCTTCTTCATGGAAGCCGGCATGGTGGACGCCGGTAACTTTAAAGGCGCTGAAGAGATGGAAGCGCTTGACCTGCATGTGCGGGAAGAGTTAAGCCATTATGTTGGTTTCATGGAGCGGCAGGGGTTCTATGCCAGGTCATTCCATACAACAGGTATAGATGTTTCCGAAGAGATTTCAAAACTTGCCCAGAATATATTTAATGACTATCCTCAGAGCGTATTCTTCGGCGGCCAGATAGTATTCCCCGAAGATACATTCTTTTCCAAGCTTCTTTATAACCATACCACATTCGCGGTGCAAAGAAGGCTTCACCAGTACGGCATTCCATTCATAATAATGCCGATAAGAATAGGTGACGCCAAACTACCCGCTTCCATTGCTTAA
- a CDS encoding NADH-quinone oxidoreductase subunit H, producing the protein MAAALFQLLVFPGIFFLSVFALAAEYFDRKLHARLQNRVGPPWFQPLADFIKLASKENIIPEDANPRMFKMMPVFAITSTITAFFYIPLWNHTGLFSFTGDLVVVLYLLTIPTLTFFLGGWYSTSLYSKIGAVRSITQLFAYEVPLFISMLSPALLANTWSLKEMAVFYTAHPWYWTFNLLGFFVSLAAMLGKLEKVPFDIAEAETEIVAGTFTEYSGRLLALFRLGIDIEAIVGASLLAAVFLPFGFTLPPVLAFIVYLAKVLFIIALMTLARTVFARLRIDQMMQLCWKYIAPLAFVQLLTVLIIKGVFLR; encoded by the coding sequence ATGGCAGCAGCTTTATTTCAACTTCTGGTATTTCCGGGGATTTTCTTCTTAAGCGTATTCGCGTTGGCGGCTGAATATTTTGACAGGAAGCTGCATGCTCGCTTACAGAATAGAGTCGGCCCGCCGTGGTTCCAGCCGCTGGCGGATTTTATAAAACTTGCCTCGAAAGAAAATATAATACCGGAAGACGCAAATCCCAGAATGTTTAAGATGATGCCCGTATTCGCGATCACTTCTACTATAACAGCCTTCTTTTATATACCTTTATGGAATCACACGGGATTGTTTTCCTTTACAGGCGATCTTGTCGTAGTTTTATATCTTTTAACCATACCTACCCTGACATTCTTTTTAGGCGGCTGGTATTCGACTTCATTGTATTCAAAGATCGGTGCGGTGCGTTCGATAACCCAGCTTTTCGCGTACGAGGTTCCTCTCTTTATCAGCATGCTATCACCCGCTCTATTAGCTAACACATGGTCATTAAAAGAGATGGCTGTATTTTATACCGCCCATCCGTGGTATTGGACATTCAATCTTTTAGGATTTTTCGTATCGCTGGCAGCGATGCTGGGTAAATTGGAAAAAGTCCCGTTCGATATCGCTGAAGCGGAGACAGAAATAGTGGCCGGGACTTTTACGGAATATAGCGGCAGGCTTTTGGCGCTCTTCCGTCTGGGCATAGATATAGAAGCCATTGTCGGCGCCTCACTTCTGGCCGCGGTATTTTTACCGTTTGGGTTTACATTGCCGCCAGTTTTAGCGTTTATAGTTTATCTGGCAAAAGTTTTGTTTATCATAGCGCTTATGACCCTTGCGCGCACCGTCTTCGCGCGTTTAAGAATAGACCAGATGATGCAGCTTTGCTGGAAATATATAGCGCCGCTGGCATTTGTGCAGCTTCTGACCGTCCTGATTATTAAAGGAGTATTTTTAAGATGA
- a CDS encoding archease, which produces MQPLKRYEQFSHTADIGVRVFGRTLKELFENAAFAMFDIIADLQGLKGEIIQQVELTAPNHEELLISWLDELLYNFYTKHVIFYDFKVLELSPDLIRAKAFGRAVSDNRNRLKTEIEAATYYNLKIIKTDDYYEVDIIFDV; this is translated from the coding sequence ATGCAGCCTCTAAAGCGATACGAGCAGTTTTCGCATACAGCTGATATCGGCGTAAGGGTTTTTGGCAGGACCTTAAAAGAACTCTTCGAAAACGCCGCGTTCGCGATGTTCGATATTATAGCCGACCTCCAGGGACTCAAAGGCGAAATAATACAGCAAGTGGAGCTTACCGCGCCAAATCACGAAGAGCTTCTCATATCCTGGCTCGACGAACTTCTATATAATTTTTATACCAAGCACGTAATATTTTATGATTTTAAAGTTCTGGAACTTTCGCCGGATCTTATTAGGGCAAAAGCCTTTGGCCGCGCGGTTAGTGACAATAGAAACAGACTCAAGACCGAGATAGAAGCGGCCACTTATTACAACTTAAAGATTATCAAGACAGACGACTACTATGAGGTCGATATTATTTTTGACGTTTGA
- a CDS encoding nickel-dependent hydrogenase large subunit, whose amino-acid sequence MHKVMIPIGPQHPALKEPESFLIALKGEKITDFVARLGYNHRGIEKACEERTYIQDIYLTERICGICSHVHSTTFVQAVEEIAGLVMPKRALYIRTIVGELERVHSHLLWLGVAAHEIGFDTLLMYTWRDREIVMDILASVTGNRVNYGINAIGGVRRDISPDQVADILAGLKKLEERTKYYIEVATTETTIIKRLSGVGVLSKKDTLSLGAVGPTARASGVDRDTRRDDPYAAYSELDFKVITDNHCDVYGRTLVRCGELMESYKIIRQALKNIPEGPILVKAPRKIPAGEAVSRYEAPRGECMHYVKSNGTEKPERVKVRAPTLANVQCVAKMLEDRQLADLPIVIAAIDPCFSCTDRLVGVREKGSKKKTMKWDELREYGIHWYQHQGIDFTSLNKKFNKRMK is encoded by the coding sequence ATGCATAAAGTAATGATACCCATAGGCCCGCAGCATCCGGCGCTAAAAGAGCCGGAGAGTTTCCTTATTGCCTTAAAAGGCGAAAAGATAACGGATTTTGTCGCAAGGCTCGGATATAATCATCGCGGTATAGAAAAGGCATGCGAGGAGAGAACCTATATACAGGATATATATTTGACGGAGCGCATATGCGGCATATGTTCGCATGTCCACTCCACAACATTTGTTCAGGCCGTAGAAGAGATAGCGGGCCTGGTAATGCCGAAAAGGGCGCTTTATATAAGGACGATCGTCGGCGAACTTGAAAGAGTGCATAGCCATCTGTTATGGCTCGGCGTTGCCGCTCATGAGATAGGATTTGATACGCTTTTGATGTACACCTGGCGTGACAGGGAAATAGTTATGGATATTCTCGCGTCAGTCACGGGTAATCGCGTCAATTACGGTATAAATGCTATCGGCGGTGTGAGGCGCGACATTTCGCCCGATCAGGTTGCAGATATACTGGCGGGGCTAAAGAAGCTTGAAGAGAGGACAAAATATTATATAGAGGTAGCCACTACCGAAACGACTATCATAAAGCGCCTGTCGGGGGTAGGTGTATTATCGAAAAAAGATACACTTTCCTTAGGCGCGGTCGGTCCTACGGCGCGCGCTTCGGGAGTAGACAGAGACACCAGGCGCGACGACCCTTACGCGGCATATAGCGAACTGGATTTTAAAGTTATTACGGATAACCACTGCGATGTTTATGGCAGAACGCTGGTACGCTGCGGGGAGCTGATGGAGTCTTATAAGATAATCCGCCAGGCACTCAAAAATATTCCGGAAGGCCCTATTTTGGTAAAAGCGCCAAGGAAGATTCCGGCGGGAGAAGCAGTTAGCCGGTATGAAGCTCCAAGAGGCGAGTGCATGCACTACGTTAAATCTAACGGTACCGAAAAGCCTGAAAGAGTAAAAGTCCGAGCTCCGACTTTGGCTAACGTGCAGTGCGTCGCAAAGATGCTCGAAGATAGACAGCTTGCCGACTTGCCTATAGTAATAGCGGCCATAGATCCATGTTTTTCATGCACCGACAGGCTTGTGGGTGTAAGAGAAAAAGGTTCTAAGAAAAAGACAATGAAATGGGACGAATTGCGGGAATACGGTATCCACTGGTATCAGCACCAGGGGATAGATTTCACTTCGTTGAATAAAAAATTTAATAAAAGGATGAAATAA
- the corA gene encoding magnesium/cobalt transporter CorA: protein MYESFYYHPDKGLKSELSAQEISEALKDERSLVWVDMLDIDDTDIDFLTEVFNLHPLTVEDFIMPNARPKIEKFKDYFFLIMFSLESNGTNGNEKVKTAELDCCLGKNFLITFHNCPLSSIAVCKERTKKQSPMMMHGADMLLYSILDSCVDSYFPIVQKFDNSVDAMTDELFKEPNQEVLKKIYYLKNEIMYLRRTIGPQTDVISSVTRGDFELISPANVIYFRNIYDNLVRLNDLIGTSRDVITGAMEAYTSLVSNRLNEVMKTLTIIATIMMPLTLVASIYGMNFKHMPELNSKFGYPVVLAIMMTITVTMLIYFKRRKWL, encoded by the coding sequence ATGTACGAGTCATTCTATTATCATCCCGATAAGGGCTTAAAATCCGAATTGTCAGCGCAGGAAATATCAGAGGCGCTCAAGGACGAGCGTTCGCTTGTCTGGGTAGACATGCTCGATATAGACGATACCGACATAGATTTCCTTACGGAGGTATTTAATCTCCACCCACTTACCGTAGAAGATTTTATTATGCCTAACGCCCGGCCAAAGATAGAAAAATTCAAAGACTATTTCTTCCTGATAATGTTTTCCCTCGAATCAAACGGTACCAATGGAAACGAGAAAGTGAAGACCGCGGAGCTGGACTGCTGTTTAGGAAAAAATTTTCTTATTACCTTTCATAATTGCCCGCTTAGCTCTATAGCGGTATGTAAAGAACGCACCAAGAAACAGTCGCCGATGATGATGCATGGAGCGGATATGCTTCTTTACTCCATCCTCGATTCATGCGTAGATAGCTATTTCCCTATCGTCCAGAAATTCGACAATTCTGTGGACGCGATGACCGATGAGCTATTCAAGGAGCCCAATCAGGAGGTCCTCAAAAAGATATATTATCTTAAGAATGAGATCATGTACCTAAGGCGCACCATAGGCCCGCAGACAGATGTCATATCCAGCGTTACCCGCGGAGATTTTGAGCTTATCTCTCCGGCGAACGTCATATATTTCAGAAATATATACGATAACCTGGTAAGGTTAAACGACCTTATAGGCACATCGCGCGACGTTATTACCGGCGCCATGGAAGCGTATACATCGCTTGTGTCTAACCGGCTTAACGAAGTAATGAAGACTCTTACCATCATAGCTACCATAATGATGCCCCTTACTCTCGTGGCAAGTATTTACGGGATGAATTTTAAGCACATGCCGGAGTTGAACAGTAAATTCGGTTATCCGGTCGTCCTTGCCATTATGATGACGATCACAGTTACGATGCTTATATATTTTAAACGCAGAAAGTGGTTATAA
- a CDS encoding 4Fe-4S binding protein, with the protein MIRPGKMIKQVLESIFKKPATTKYPFVKKAPIKNLRGRLKFYPERCIGCKFCMKDCPSNAISITKTPEGKFECEIDLAKCIYCAQCVDSCPKKALEATSDFELASLDRAKLKVKMRAKPDEGTPGAP; encoded by the coding sequence ATGATAAGGCCGGGCAAGATGATAAAGCAGGTCCTAGAGTCGATATTCAAAAAACCTGCCACGACAAAATATCCTTTTGTAAAAAAAGCGCCTATAAAAAATTTACGGGGCCGGCTCAAATTCTATCCTGAAAGATGCATAGGTTGTAAATTTTGCATGAAGGACTGCCCTTCGAACGCGATCTCGATAACGAAGACCCCCGAAGGCAAATTTGAATGCGAAATAGATCTCGCCAAATGCATATATTGCGCCCAATGCGTGGACTCATGTCCCAAAAAAGCATTGGAAGCCACATCCGATTTTGAACTTGCCTCGCTCGACAGGGCAAAGTTAAAGGTGAAGATGCGTGCAAAGCCTGACGAAGGAACTCCAGGCGCGCCTTAA
- the hycI gene encoding hydrogenase maturation peptidase HycI, protein MQSLTKELQARLKGAKRIAVLGVGSEFRADDAAGMLVAENIHKKSKNNRLKVFLGATAPENLTGEIKRYKPTHLIVVDTADLKEKPGAVLLLETEDLGEGVSFSTHKLPAKVMMDYFIQSIKCRIIFIGIQPKNISFGKPASKEVKASVKGVSSAIIDAVKDKA, encoded by the coding sequence GTGCAAAGCCTGACGAAGGAACTCCAGGCGCGCCTTAAGGGCGCGAAAAGGATAGCCGTACTGGGTGTTGGCTCAGAATTCAGGGCCGATGACGCCGCAGGCATGCTTGTTGCGGAAAATATTCATAAAAAATCCAAGAATAACCGGCTCAAGGTATTTTTAGGCGCTACTGCTCCGGAAAATCTTACCGGTGAAATAAAGCGGTACAAGCCGACCCATCTTATAGTAGTAGACACCGCGGATCTTAAAGAAAAGCCCGGGGCGGTACTTTTGCTTGAGACGGAAGATTTAGGTGAAGGTGTTTCGTTCTCGACGCACAAACTTCCGGCCAAGGTCATGATGGATTATTTTATCCAGTCAATAAAATGCAGGATAATATTTATAGGGATACAGCCAAAAAATATCAGTTTTGGCAAGCCGGCATCGAAAGAGGTAAAGGCTTCGGTAAAAGGCGTTTCGAGTGCTATAATAGACGCAGTGAAGGATAAGGCATAG
- a CDS encoding glycoside hydrolase family 5 protein, producing MTKKLPLLKVSGTRIVDDSGKEVLLKGVNLGGWLMMEGYMFGGRNTPEHDFRSSFAIALGKPALEDLITSFRDTFIQESDFKTIKSWGANCIRLPFNYRLIEFEDRPYSLNEEGLKYLDRAVQWCEKYGLYCILDLHAAPGAQNCDWHSDSYGKAELFDNEQNKDRYLRLWFFLADRYRDCSNVAGYDILNEPVVSFVEEPKVRSLYEAATTEIRSTDKKHILFLEGNMWAQRLEFLGKPKDNNTAYSIHNYAPLNFTHHFEQGLHYPGKVYGIVWNQNRFDMMAKAYHEFAKKVSVPLYLGEFGVHARDGFYGEAQWVDDMIAACVKYRFSWTYWNYKTVANLAYPDGIYRYVGNPAWVNRQGPVAGWETFASQWPKEKGSMVYSWRTENFTRNDKILSVLKKHF from the coding sequence ATGACAAAAAAGCTGCCGCTCTTGAAGGTAAGCGGAACGCGAATAGTTGACGACTCCGGCAAAGAAGTCCTCTTAAAGGGTGTAAACCTCGGCGGCTGGCTGATGATGGAAGGCTACATGTTCGGCGGGCGCAATACACCCGAGCATGATTTTAGATCTTCTTTCGCTATTGCCCTGGGCAAGCCCGCGCTCGAAGATCTCATTACATCTTTCCGCGATACTTTTATCCAGGAGTCTGACTTTAAGACGATAAAGAGCTGGGGGGCCAACTGTATCAGGCTGCCGTTTAATTACAGGTTGATAGAGTTTGAGGATCGCCCGTACAGCTTGAATGAAGAAGGTTTAAAATATCTGGATAGGGCAGTCCAGTGGTGTGAGAAGTACGGGCTATATTGCATACTCGACCTTCACGCCGCGCCCGGCGCGCAGAACTGCGATTGGCATTCCGATTCCTACGGGAAAGCGGAATTATTTGATAATGAACAGAACAAGGACCGCTACTTAAGGTTATGGTTCTTCCTTGCTGACCGCTACAGGGATTGTTCCAACGTAGCGGGCTACGATATATTGAACGAGCCCGTTGTAAGCTTCGTCGAAGAGCCTAAGGTGCGCTCCCTATACGAAGCTGCCACTACCGAAATAAGAAGCACCGACAAGAAACATATACTATTTTTGGAGGGCAATATGTGGGCGCAGCGGCTTGAGTTTTTGGGCAAGCCCAAAGATAATAATACCGCCTATAGCATACACAATTACGCGCCGTTAAATTTTACGCACCACTTCGAACAGGGCCTGCATTACCCGGGTAAGGTCTATGGTATAGTATGGAACCAAAACAGATTCGATATGATGGCAAAGGCCTACCATGAATTCGCGAAGAAGGTTAGCGTGCCTTTGTATCTGGGCGAATTCGGCGTCCATGCGCGTGATGGTTTCTACGGCGAGGCCCAGTGGGTGGACGATATGATAGCCGCCTGCGTAAAATATCGGTTCAGTTGGACATACTGGAATTATAAGACGGTAGCGAATTTAGCCTATCCCGACGGTATTTATAGATATGTGGGTAATCCCGCATGGGTCAATCGTCAGGGCCCTGTAGCGGGCTGGGAGACATTCGCGTCGCAGTGGCCAAAGGAAAAAGGCAGTATGGTCTATTCCTGGCGCACAGAGAATTTCACCCGCAACGATAAGATATTGTCGGTATTGAAAAAGCATTTTTAA
- a CDS encoding RtcB family protein codes for MLERIDEYRWRIPKSYKTGMRVDGIIYASAAMIDDISRDKAADQVANVAMLPGIVKHSLAMPDIHWGYGFCIGGVAATDIDAGGVISPGGVGFDINCGVRLVRTNLKESEVKPKLKELVYALYNDIPAGVGSKGDIRVSANEERKLLVEGSKWVVEHGYGRQEDLEYTEEHGAVKGANPDNVSSRAYERGKNQSGTLGSGNHFLEIQVVDEVYDEDTAQVFGIEKGHVTMMIHSGSRGLGYQVCDEYSRDFIRCLSKYNISVPDRQLACAPVNSEEGKAYLGAMRCAANYAWANRQCLMHLARLAFEKVFQMSPKDLGMDLVYDVAHNIAKIEKYNVDGIEKMLCVHRKGATRAFGPGHSELPAKYKKTGQPVIIPGDMGRNSYLLAGTKKAEETFYSTCHGAGRRLSRSAAIKACRGRSISRELENKGIIVMSSGRETLAEEAPEAYKDVNDVVGVVAGAGVSKKVCRMRPLGVIKG; via the coding sequence ATGCTGGAAAGAATAGACGAATATAGATGGCGCATACCAAAAAGCTACAAGACAGGCATGCGTGTTGACGGCATTATCTATGCGAGTGCCGCCATGATCGACGATATCAGCCGCGATAAAGCGGCGGACCAGGTCGCCAATGTAGCGATGTTGCCGGGTATAGTCAAACATTCGCTCGCGATGCCCGACATCCACTGGGGCTATGGATTTTGTATCGGCGGCGTCGCGGCAACCGATATAGACGCAGGCGGCGTTATATCGCCCGGAGGAGTTGGTTTCGACATAAATTGCGGCGTGAGGCTCGTCAGGACGAATTTAAAAGAAAGTGAAGTAAAGCCTAAGTTAAAAGAGCTCGTTTACGCTCTCTATAATGATATACCCGCGGGCGTGGGTTCGAAAGGCGACATAAGGGTAAGCGCTAATGAAGAGAGAAAACTCTTAGTCGAGGGCTCGAAATGGGTGGTAGAGCATGGGTATGGCAGGCAGGAAGATCTCGAATATACCGAAGAGCATGGAGCTGTAAAGGGCGCGAACCCGGATAATGTTTCATCGAGGGCATACGAGCGCGGGAAGAACCAGTCCGGCACTCTTGGTTCGGGCAACCATTTTCTCGAAATTCAGGTTGTCGACGAGGTTTACGACGAAGATACGGCCCAGGTATTCGGTATAGAAAAAGGTCATGTTACGATGATGATACACTCGGGCTCGCGCGGCCTTGGCTATCAGGTCTGCGATGAGTATTCAAGAGATTTCATAAGGTGTCTTTCTAAATATAATATCAGCGTCCCCGACAGGCAGCTTGCGTGCGCTCCGGTGAATTCGGAAGAAGGGAAGGCGTATTTAGGCGCGATGCGCTGCGCGGCCAATTATGCCTGGGCGAACAGACAGTGTTTAATGCATCTTGCCAGATTAGCGTTTGAGAAGGTATTTCAAATGAGCCCTAAAGATCTTGGAATGGATCTGGTATATGATGTCGCGCACAATATAGCGAAAATAGAAAAATATAATGTTGACGGCATTGAGAAGATGCTCTGTGTTCACCGAAAGGGCGCCACGCGGGCATTCGGGCCGGGCCATTCGGAATTACCCGCAAAATATAAGAAGACGGGCCAGCCCGTAATAATACCGGGTGATATGGGAAGAAATTCATATCTATTGGCGGGAACGAAAAAAGCCGAGGAGACATTTTATTCTACATGTCACGGTGCAGGCAGGAGGCTTTCGCGCTCTGCTGCCATAAAGGCATGCCGCGGAAGATCTATATCGCGCGAACTCGAAAATAAAGGTATAATAGTCATGTCCAGCGGAAGGGAAACACTCGCGGAAGAAGCGCCCGAAGCTTATAAAGACGTAAACGATGTAGTGGGTGTTGTGGCGGGGGCCGGGGTATCGAAAAAAGTTTGCCGCATGCGGCCGCTTGGAGTGATCAAAGGGTAA